A single region of the Leishmania panamensis strain MHOM/PA/94/PSC-1 chromosome 21 sequence genome encodes:
- a CDS encoding hypothetical protein (TriTrypDB/GeneDB-style sysID: LpmP.21.1860), whose protein sequence is MAQSIITVQDYIAASSWRKREQLRGLLSNHADLATSSTPLAAPGVLFTSAQMALHNTENALAVSLSPLMGTSAVGLMPFDEPVPSLNGAARMRWLDMAEGTKMSCVEWCEGLLFLGSSRGRVLVCDVAVESCQESSGLLSPCGALLTSSSGAAVSNVTVSPSAPAASTLVRSVRVNQRVSKSSVLAAENTSVYMWDLTGGPLPVQQWAPHRHTDAATPVLFAEWAPGSASVVLSGTYDSSVMLVDTRSAAEGNGVAFFCHRAGGRPAVAHCGDFNPLLPSIVAVSFSDGTVAVYDARYPLQAVQTVTTLQGDAVRLRWWRHNADLLTTAGSDGSVALWNLRCAPSFCVGRAQYRMPLSDLAMTDTFSDQRAIGITVGGELTMTGLQPEALMGLAPTLSYRKGDAEHKGNGGPSSSSVASPPPPPIMPAEEEALRKEEHDACGFLYLRRLREAYQMLAQCASRRLALHQTDLAMQLVSHIDVMQVPLFDYASFVKQLHGAAAAEDDMLLVLEGNGWSHKTIQLQFEASMLRCASHLSTAALDRIRAMSKPNPSDLQTLEALRLNVLLHRVLDSKDVDQVVVGVRTALDLIMAQPGISELIDVQAVEQVVRLLLRKNYLEGERFVQFLLSQLRSDKVQMGVSYELLRAAMSAAQDPSVTMGMQTRVTRRFVERFYQDMTAAKDAVLTQLHIQRLGVEHYNEVITIVNAYQQRCIEKNLLGIFGWVALKPLLLFLHCLTADSNYVTFFWVSVQCIEAFAHFPGVCKVEALLFAVVDRIHRAAGKITNDLGKLANTTRFSIPMLRQTDNTLSTTHDFLTVLIRVQLECENVAVARNMHTMPPVMEQVQEVLNSTSENVLDAWAGVMDALLGCDQPALIRKYCLATVRTFSEQMEDLIEVSAKGEADERLNEILDVCDDFFAAVARRKAVGSGDGDA, encoded by the coding sequence aTGGCGCAGAGCATTATCACTGTGCAGGACTAcattgccgcctcctcgtggcGGAAacgggagcagctgcggggcTTGCTGAGCAACCACGCAGACCTGGCAACGAGCAGCACTCCACTCGCCGCGCCAGGAGTGCTCTTCACCTCAGCGCAGATGGCGCTGCACAACACGGAGAACGCCTTGGCGGTCTCGCTTAGCCCCCTGATGGGCACCAGTGCGGTTGGGTTAATGCCCTTCGACGAGCCCGTGCCGTCTCTGAACGGAGCGGCGCGCATGCGGTGGCTGGACATGGCAGAGGGCACAAAGATGTCTTGTGTGGAGTGGTGCGAAGGTTTGCTTTTCCTCGGCTCCAGTCGTGGCCGTGTGCTGGTCTGCGATGTGGCTGTGGAAAGTTGCCAGGAGAGTAGCGGACTGCTCTCTCCATGTGGCGCACTGCTGACCAGCTCTTCGGGGGCGGCGGTCTCGAACGTTACCGTGTCTCCGAGCGCACCGGCAGCCTCCACGCTGGTGCGCTCAGTCCGTGTCAACCAGCGCGTGAGCAAGAGCAGCGTGCTCGCCGCGGAGAACACGTCTGTGTACATGTGGGACCTGACGGGAGGTCCTCTAccggtgcagcagtgggcCCCACACCGACACACCGACGCGGCGACGCCGGTCCTGTTTGCTGAATGGGCTCCCGGGAGCGCGAGTGTGGTGCTGAGTGGGACCTATGACAGCAGCGTTATGCTGGTAGACACGCGGAGTGCCGCAGAGGGCAACGGAGTGGCTTTCTTCTGTCACCGCGCGGGCGGACGTCCGGCCGTGGCGCACTGCGGTGACTTCaacccccttcttccctccatTGTGGCGGTTTCATTTTCGGATGGCACCGTGGCCGTCTACGACGCCCGCTACCCGCTGCAGGCGGTACAGACCGTAACGACACTGCAGGGCGAcgcggtgcggctgcggtggtggcggcacaaCGCCGACTTGCTGACGACTGCCGGCAGTGATGGTTCGGTGGCGCTATGGAAcctgcgctgcgcgccgtCCTTTTGCGTTGGCAGGGCGCAGTACCGCATGCCGCTCTCCGACTTGGCCATGACCGACACTTTCTCAGATCAACGGGCGATAGGCATCACCGTGGGCGGCGAGCTGACCATGACCGGTCTGCAGCCGGAGGCCCTTATGGGTCTAGCACCAACACTCTCCTACCGAAAAGGTGACGCCGAGCACAAGGGTAATGGGGGCcccagcagtagcagcgttgcgtcgccgccaccgccacccatcATGCcagctgaggaggaggccctACGCAAGGAGGAACACGACGCGTGCGGCTTCTTGTACCTGCGCAGGTTGAGGGAAGCGTACCAGATGCTGGCACAGTGCGCGAGTCGTCGCCTGGCGCTGCACCAAACAGACCTGGCAATGCAGCTTGTTTCTCACATTGATGTGATGCAGGTGCCGCTCTTCGACTACGCCAGCTTTGTCAAGCAGCTGcatggcgcggcggcggcggaagacGACATGTTACTGGTGCTGGAGGGGAATGGGTGGTCCCATAAAACGATTCAGCTGCAGTTTGAAGCCAGcatgctgcgctgcgcctcccacctctcgacggcggcgctggatcGAATACGTGCTATGTCGAAGCCCAACCCCTCTGACCTGCAGACACTGGAGGCCCTTCGGCTgaacgtgctgctgcaccgtgtGCTCGACTCCAAAGACGTTGATCAGGTTGTTGTGGGCGTACGAACCGCACTCGACTTGATCATGGCCCAACCAGGAATCTCTGAGCTCATCGATGTGCAGGCCGTGGAACAGGtcgtgcgcctgctgctgcgcaagaaCTACCTGGAGGGCGAGAGGTTTGTGCAGTTCCTCCTCTCGCAGCTCCGCTCTGACAAGGTGCAGATGGGTGTGTCTTACGAGCTGCTCCGTGCGGCCATGAGCGCCGCGCAGGACCCGTCGGTCACCATGGGGATGCAGACGCGCGTGACACGCCGTTTTGTTGAGCGCTTCTATCAAGACATGACAGCTGCGAAGGACGCCGTGCTGACGCAGCTCCACATCCAGCGCCTCGGAGTGGAGCATTACAATGAGGTGATCACCATCGTCAACGCCTACCAGCAGCGGTGTATTGAGAAAAATCTGCTCGGTATCTTTGGCTGGGTCGCACtgaagccgctgctgctgttcctccACTGCCTCACGGCAGACTCAAACTACGTGACGTTCTTCTGGGTGAGTGTCCAGTGCATCGAGGCCTTCGCGCACTTCCCGGGTGTGTGCAAGGTAGAGGCGTTGCTGTTCGCCGTCGTCGACCGCATCCACAGAGCTGCAGGGAAGATTACGAACGACCTCGGCAAACTCGCCAACACGACGCGCTTTTCCATCCCCATGCtgagacagacagacaatACACTCAGTACGACGCATGACTTTCTGACGGTGCTGATTCGGGTGCAGCTCGAGTGCGAGAATGTGGCCGTGGCGCGCAACATGCATACGATGCCGCCTGTCATGGAgcaggtgcaggaggtgctgaacTCCACCTCCGAGAACGTCCTCGATGCGTGGGCGGGGGTAATGGATGCACTACTGGGGTGCGACCAGCCTGCATTGATCCGAAAGTACTGCCTCGCGACGGTGCGAACATTTTCGGAGCAGATGGAGGACTTGATAGAGGTCTCGGCGAAGGGCGAAGCAGACGAGCGGCTCAACGAGATTCTCGACGTGTGCGACGACTTCTTTGCCGCGGTGGCCCGCCGCAAGGCGgtgggcagcggcgacggcgacgcctga
- a CDS encoding membrane transporter, putative (TriTrypDB/GeneDB-style sysID: LpmP.21.1880), which translates to MPSCGASLMGGLKRLGKPIFSQTREIALRKERGLHPVSELGRFHLLVCCFFCSVCVSLTYAFDLFTTQFRNQFNLTSSDLTIISTIGLVFGYFTIPYTFIFESCGPFSLFWLCAVVGTIGGIGLTGIFRGSIPGNTVTITVFYSFLNAASGLIDTSYVSTLVEVFPRNRGPVVCLAKVMTGLGSSVLATMSDTFFENNVSAFIYFLTALVIVVCIWASFVIVLPPYIVNWWRRQGKTQEQIAALKAMVTYYERKFVPVPRLIMGYVVILSLLVFFTVEAPVIAYVSSVTRSSRLVVGTMTVVLTFCIFLILLPFNILGGVNERDPELEKSEDYEEGPRSKEVDAEGGLVQLDEFGQELRVSSEGNAKTLDSLPHATDGIDASSPSEDNVDKYAHQDPRYPGTIKDYLFSIDVWLIMLLFICYGCMGTIVMYNASTISIALSGHKRTTQQSALYTAFLGVGSSVGRIAFGLFEAYVQHQSPENRKVLVTMALPFSPVMAFLAGLFLLLLPGNTVLLPFIFVYVEEGVFAGINALIFPCLFESNHNFLYNLSFLVQMCSIISFNLGMFGRLIDAAQRRLNIPMDQECNVKLCVQTPIIVATVLAFCGIGVALAIHFRYAAFVKRTRGRLQRRSASGPVSLAEASPVE; encoded by the coding sequence ATGCCTTCGTGTGGCGCATCACTTATGGGCGGGCTGAAGAGGCTGGGCAAGCCCATCTTCTCCCAGACGCGCGAGATCGCGCTGCgcaaggagagggggcttCACCCAGTCTCTGAGCTCGGACgcttccacctcctcgtctgctgcttcttctgcagcgtgtgcgtatCGCTGACGTACGCTTTCGACCTGTTCACCACGCAGTTCCGCAACCAGTTCAATCTGACCTCAAGCGACCTGACGATCATCAGCACCATCGGTCTCGTCTTCGGCTACTTTACGATCCCCTACACTTTTATCTTCGAGTCGTGCGGCCCCTTTTCGCTGTTCTGGTTATGCGCCGTTGTGGGCACTATCGGCGGTATCGGCCTTACGGGCATCTTCCGCGGCTCGATTCCTGGCAACACTGTCACCATCACCGTATTCTACTCTTTCCTGAACGCGGCGAGCGGGCTGATCGATACGTCCTATGTGTCGACGCTCGTCGAGGTGTTTCCGCGCAACCGCGGCCCCGTTGTGTGCCTCGCAAAGGTGATGACAGGTCTGGGCAGCTCTGTGCTGGCCACGATGAGCGACACGTTCTTCGAGAACAACGTCAGCGCTTTCATCTACTTCCTTACGGCGCTCGTCATTGTGGTATGCATCTGGGCCAGCTTCGTCATTGTGTTGCCACCGTACATCGTGAACTGGTGGCGCCGGCAGGGAAAGACGCAGGAGCAGATTGCCGCTTTGAAGGCCATGGTCACTTACTACGAGCGTAAGTTCGTGCCGGTGCCTCGCCTAATCATGGGCTACGTCGTCATCTTGTCGCTGCTCGTTTTCTTCACGGTTGAGGCGCCAGTCATAGCGTACGTTTCAAGCGTCACCCGGAGCAGCAGGCTTGTGGTTGGCACCATGACGGTAGTGCTGACATTTTGCATCTTTTTAATACTGCTGCCTTTCAACATCCTCGGCGGCGTAAACGAACGGGATCCGGAACTGGAGAAGTCGGAGGACTACGAGGAGGGCCCACGCTCCAAGGAGGTCGATGCGGAGGGTGGCCTGGTGCAACTTGACGAGTTTGGTCAGGAGTTGCGGGTGAGCAGCGAAGGTAACGCAAAAACCTTGGACTCCCTTCCCCACGCTACGGACGGCATAGACGCGAGCAGCCCGAGCGAGGACAACGTTGACAAGTACGCGCACCAGGACCCCCGCTACCCGGGCACGATCAAGGACTACCTCTTCAGCATCGATGTGTGGCTCATCATGCTGCTCTTCATCTGCTACGGTTGCATGGGCACCATCGTCATGTACAACGCGTCCACCATCTCCATCGCCCTCTCTGGTCACAAGCGCACTACCCAGCAGTCCGCCCTGTACACAGCCTTCCTTGGTGTGGGTAGTAGTGTCGGTCGTATCGCCTTTGGCCTGTTTGAGGCGTACGTGCAGCACCAGAGTCCCGAGAACCGCAAGGTGCTTGTGACCATGgcgctgcccttctctccagTGATGGCCTTCCTCGCTGGCCTCTTCCTGCTTCTCCTGCCAGGCAACACCGTGCTGCTCCCCTTCATCTTTGTCTACGTGGAGGAGGGTGTGTTTGCCGGCATCAACGCCCTCATCTTCCCCTGCCTGTTCGAGAGCAACCACAACTTCCTCTACAACCTCAGCTTCCTTGTGCAGATGTGCTCCATCATCTCCTTCAACCTCGGCATGTTCGGCCGGCTCATCgacgcagcgcagaggaggctCAACATCCCGATGGACCAGGAGTGCAACGTCAAGTTGTGCGTGCAGACGCCAATTATTGTAGCAACGGTGCTCGCGTTCTGCGGCATTGGTGTCGCCCTGGCGATCCACTTTCGCTACGCCGCCTTCGTGAAGCGCACGCGAGGTCGCTTGCAACgtcgcagcgccagcgggcCAGTGTCGTTAGCAGAGGCTTCTCCAGTAGAGTAA
- a CDS encoding hypothetical protein (TriTrypDB/GeneDB-style sysID: LpmP.21.1890), which produces MGRRLSHVERLPRELLLDVFIDVIRNDNDNFGWIVVLSSVCRSWCRLCQHPVLWEYVAKHICVVYPLVVRLHGMAPYGVESQAVVNRLRFLEAEEQCAVQYGPLHPLPAPSRAALRKTMEKVRRYRESQQYYKYVQRRRRVVLHFFLSITLFSVALAITTAMCVSEGFDMGGLCTTTIVFGMLWMAYLCIIAIIVSNVVMQAHFEPLPLLLRLRRNKLLIAASAVTIMLGICDVVIPTLLIQINLSRKERFSWIWCGITVILSFCLWQLYTLVCIMPAARQQLRYQMTNVNVREGFQFMVLNIPNGFPFLFAAASFCTLQYVQYGYRIYILLGGVPVIVSLGVLTLVFLLDFYSLHRFSDLAMGTCLFLAMLSPISLLVGEFRGLSLLPLAVAAFGVFLTHARYVVGSTIHELMRTIRAERCSCLHRTSDTAKKS; this is translated from the coding sequence atggGGCGAAGGTTGTCGCATGTTGAGCGACTCCCACGTGAACTGCTGCTGGATGTGTTCATTGATGTAATCCGAAACGACAACGATAACTTCGGCTGGATCGTCGTCCTATCGTCTGTGTGCCGCAGTTGGTGTCGACTCTGCCAGCACCCGGTGCTGTGGGAATATGTTGCAAAGCACATTTGTGTTGTCTACCCGCTGGTGGTTCGGCTGCACGGTATGGCGCCTTACGGCGTGGAGAGTCAGGCGGTTGTGAATCGGCTGCGCTTCCTTGAGGCGGAGGAACAGTGCGCTGTGCAGTACGGcccactccaccccctccctgccccgTCacgggcggcgctgcgcaagacAATGGAGAAGGTGCGGCGTTACCGTGAGAGTCAGCAGTACTACAAATAtgtgcagcgacggcgccgtgTTGTGTTGCATTTCTTCTTGTCGATCACCTTGTTTTCCGTGGCGCTTGCCATCACCACAGCGATGTGCGTGTCAGAGGGGTTTGACATGGGGGGTCTCTGCACCACTACCATCGTCTTTGGGATGCTCTGGATGGCGTACCTTTGTATTATCGCCATCATCGTGTCGAACGTCGTGATGCAGGCCCACTTCGAACCTCTACCGCTGTTGCTTCGATTGCGGCGCAACAAACTACTGATTGCTGCTTCCGCCGTGACGATCATGCTGGGCATCTGCGACGTCGTCATTCCTACGCTACTAATTCAGATCAACCTGTCGCGCAAGGAGCGCTTCTCCTGGATCTGGTGCGGCATCACCGTCATCCTGTCCTTCTGTCTCTGGCAGCTGTACACGTTGGTCTGCATCATGccagcagcgaggcagcagctgcgataCCAAATGACGAACGTGAATGTGCGAGAGGGCTTTCAGTTTATGGTGCTCAACATCCCCAACGGCTTCCCATTCCTGTTCGCCGCGGCCTCTTTCTGCACCCTGCAGTACGTGCAGTACGGCTACCGCATCTACATTCTGCTTGGCGGAGTGCCAGTGATTGTCAGCCTCGGCGTCCTGACGCTGGTCTTCCTGCTCGACTTCTACTCCTTACATCGCTTCAGCGACTTGGCGATGGGCACATGTCTCTTTCTCGCAATGCTCTCCCCCATTTCGCTGCTCGTGGGGGAGTTTCGCGGGCTGAGTTTGCTGCCACTTGCCGTGGCGGCCTTTGGCGTCTTCTTGACTCACGCCCGCTACGTTGTCGGCTCTACCATTCACGAACTGATGCGCACCATTCGTGCCGAACGATGCAGCTGCCTCCATCGCACCTCTGACACAGCCAAGAAGAGCTAG